The sequence CCGCCGGGACGATCTTCCCGGGAGCACCACCGTACGACGGCCGCAGACCGCCTACGGCCCGCCGCCGTGATCGGGCAGCAAAGGCGCGCGTAGGCTCATTCCCGGCGCATCGCGGCGGCGTCTACGATGCGCCGGGCACGGTCGGCCCACCCCTCGATCGGAAAAGAACTCAACGGAAGCGAGATTTCACCACCGTGACTGCTCTCACTCTCAGCACTGCCGGTGCGGCGACGCTGCGCGCCGACGCCCTCGTCGTGGGCGTCGCCAAGGGCGCTGGATCCAAGTCCGGGGACCTCGTCCTCGCACCGGGCGCCGAGGCCGTGGACAAGGCGTTCGGCGGGAAGCTCGCCGCCGTCCTGGCGACCCTGGGCGCCTCGGGTGCCGAGGGCGAGCTGACGAAGGTCCCCGCGCCCGAGGGTCTGAAGACCCCGGTCGTCATCGCGGCCGGCCTCGGTGCGGCCCCCGAGAAGGACGGCTCGTACGACGCCGAGGCGCTGCGCCGGGCCGCCGGTGCGGCCGCCCGCTCGCTGACCGGCTCCAAGAAGGCCGGCTTCGCGCTGCCCATCGCCTCCGTCGAGGACGCCGAGGCCATCGCGGAGGGCGCGCTGCTCGGCGCGTACGCCTTCACCGCCTACCAGGCCGGCGAGAACAAGCTCGCCCCCAAGGGCGCCAAGGCCGGCGGTGCCAAGCAGGCGCTGGCCGAGGTCGCCGTGCTCGGCGCCAAGCCGCGCGACAAGGCGTTCAAGGCCGCCGCGGAGCGCGCGATCGCCCTCGCCGAGGAGATCAACCGCGCCCGCGACCTGGTCAACACCCCGCCGAACGACCTGTACCCCGAGTCCTTCGCCGCCGTGGCCACCGCCGCCGGCAAGGAGCACGGCATCAAGGTGCAGGTGTTCGACGAGAAGGCGCTCGTCAAGGGCGGCTTCGGCGGCATCCTGGGCGTCGGCCAGGGCGCGGCCCGCGGCCCGCGCCTGGTGAAGCTCGCCTACACGCACCCGAAGGCGGAGAAGACCCTGGCCCTCGTGGGCAAGGGCATCACCTACGACTCGGGCGGCATCTCGCTGAAGCCGGCCGGCCACAACGAGACGATGAAGTGCGACATGGCCGGCGCCGCCGCCGTGTTCGCGACCGTCGTCGCGGCCGCCCGCATCGGCCTGCGCGTCAACGTCACCGGCTGGCTGGCGCTCGCCGAGAACATGCCGTCGGGCACCGCCACCCGCCCCGGTGACGTCCTGCGCATGTACAGCGGCAAGACCGTCGAGGTCCTCAACACCGACGCCGAGGGCCGGCTCGTCCTCGCCGACGCGCTGACCCGCGCCTCGGAGGAGAACCCGGACGCGATCGTCGACGTGGCGACCCTGACCGGCGCGATGGTGCTGGCCCTGGGCAACCGGACCTTCGGCATCATGTCCAACGACGACGCCTTCCGTACCTCGATCCACGAGATCGCGGAGGAGGTCGGCGAGGCGTCCTGGCCGATGCCGCTCCCGGCCGACCTGCGCAAGGGCATGGACTCCCCGACCGCCGACATCGCCAACATGGGCGAGCGGATGGGCGGCGGCCTGGTGGCCGGTCTGTTCCTGAAGGAGTTCGTGGGCGAGGGCATCGCCTGGGCGCACCTGGACATCGCGGGCCCGGCCTTCCATGAGGGCGCGCCGTACGGCTACACGCCCAAGGGCGGCACCGGCTCCGCGGTCCGCACGCTGGTGAAGCTGGCGGAGCGCACCGCCGCCGGCGACCTCGGCTGAGTCAGCGCCTGCGATACGGCCCCGGGCATACGTCCGGGGCCGTATGTGTTGCCCCCACGGCACCGGGACCGGGACGGTTTCGCTCTCGACGAAATCCCCTGTTCCCTACGCAGCGGTAATCCACCGGGACGGACGATGATCCGTCCCGGACACGGGCCCCGCGTCCCGCCCACCGTCAACAAGTGCGAAGATGGGTTCTCGGCAGGACAGGGCCCCCACCACAGGGCCGAAGACAAAGCGGCCGCACACCAGCCGACCGGCCGGTACCACCCCGAGGACGGGGCCCGGCGTACGGCGCACATGCATGGAGGACGTGACGTGGCGAACGACGCCAGCACCGTTTTCGACCTAGTGATCCTCGGCGGTGGCAGCGGCGGGTACGCCGCGGCCCTGCGCGGAGCGCAGCTGGGCCTGGACGTCGCTCTGATCGAGAAGGGCAAGGTCGGCGGCACCTGCCTGCACAACGGCTGCATTCCCACGAAGGCCCTGCTGCACGCCGGCGAGATCGCGGACCAGGCCCGCGAGGCCGGCCAGTTCGGCGTCAAGGCCACCTTCGAGGGCATCGACATGGCGGCCGTCCACAAGTACAAGGACGACGTGATCTCCGGCCTGTACAAGGGCCTCCAGGGTCTCGTCGCCTCCCGCAAGGTGCACTACATCGAGGGTGAGGGCCGGCTCTCGTCGCCCACCTCGGTGGACGTGAACGGCCAGCGCATCCAGGGCCGCCACGTGCTCCTGGCGACCGGCTCCGTGCCGAAGTCGCTTCCGGGCCTGGAGATCGACGGCAACCGCATCATCTCCTCGGACCACGCGCTGAAGCTGGACCGCGTCCCGAAGTCCGCGATCGTGCTGGGCGGCGGCGTCATCGGCGTCGAGTTCGCCTCGGCGTGGACCTCCTTCGGTACCGACGTGACGATCATCGAGGGCCTGAAGCACCTCGTCCCGGTCGAGGACGAGAACAGCTCGAAGCTTCTTGAGCGCGCGTTCCGCAAGCGCGGCATCAAGTTCAACCTCGGCACGTTCTTCCAGAGCGCCGAGTACACGCAGGACGGCGTCCGCGTGACCCTCGCCGACGGCAAGACCTTCGAGGCGGAGGTGCTGCTGGTCGCGATCGGCCGCGGCCCGGTCTCGCAGGGCCTGGGCTACGAGGAGGCCGGGGTCGCCATGGACCGCGGCTACGTCCTGGTCGACGAGTACATGCGGACCAACGTGCCGACGATCTCGGCCGTGGGCGACCTGGTCCCGACGCTGCAGCTGGCACACGTCGGCTTCGCCGAGGGCATCCTCGTCGCGGAGCGGCTGGCCGGTCTGCAGACCGTCCCCGTCGACTACGACGGTGTTCCCCGGGTGACGTACTGCCACCCCGAGGTCGCCTCCGTCGGCATCACCGAGGCCAAGGCCAAGGAGCTCTACGGCGCGGACAAGGTCGTCGCGCTGAAGTACAACCTCGCGGGCAACGGCAAGAGCAAGATCCTCAAGACCGCGGGCGAGATCAAGCTCGTCCAGGTCAAGGACGGTGCCGTGGTCGGCGTCCACATGGTCGGTGACCGTATGGGCGAGCAGGTCGGCGAAGCCCAGCTGATCTACAACTGGGAGGCGCTGCCGGCCGAGGTCGCCCAGCTCATCCACGCCCACCCGACCCAGAGCGAGGCGCTCGGCGAGGCCCACCTGGCCCTGGCCGGCAAGCCCCTGCACTCCCACGACTGATCAGTCGACCGGGCGCGACGACCGACCACTTCCGCATTTTCGTTAGGAGCAACTGAAACCATGTCGGTTTCCGTAACCCTTCCGGCGCTCGGCGAGAGCGTCACCGAGGGCACTGTCACCCGCTGGCTGAAGGCCGAGGGCGAGCGCGTCGAGGCCGACGAGCCGCTGCTCGAGGTCTCGACCGACAAGGTCGACACCGAGATCCCGGCCCCCGCCTCCGGCATCCTGTCGTCCATCAAGGTCGCCGAGGACGAGACCGTCGAGGTCGGCGCCGAGCTGGCCGTCATCGACGACGGCTCGGGCGCCCCGGCGGCCGAGTCCGCCCCGGCCGCCGAGCCGGCCGCGGCTCCCGCCCCGGCCGCTTCCGAGGCCCCGGCCGCCCCGTCGACCGAGACGCAGGCCCCGGCCCAGGCGCCGAGCGCCGAGGCCACCACCGGTGCGTCCTCCGCCTCCGGCACCGACGTCACCCTTCCGGCGCTCGGCGAGAGCGTCACCGAGGGCACCGTCACCCGCTGGCTGAAGGAGGTCGGCGAGGAGGTCGCGGAGGACGAGCCGCTGCTCGAGGTCTCCACGGACAAGGTCGACACCGAGATCCCCGCCCCGGTCGCCGGTGTGCTGCTGGAGATCGTGGTCGGCGAGGACGAGACCGCCGAGGTCGGCGCCAAGCTCGCCGTCATCGGTGCGCCCGGCGCCGCCCCGGCCCAGGCCCAGGCTCCCGCCGCCCCCGCGCCGGCTCCCGCCGCCCCGGCACCGGCCCCGGCCGCCGCCCCGGCTCCGGCTCCGGCTCCGGCCGCCGCCCCGGCTCCCGCGCCCGCCCCGGCACCGGCTCCGGCGGCTCCCGCCCCGGCTCCGGCACCCGCCGCCGCCCCGGCTCCCGCGCCGGCCGCCCCGGCGCAGGCTCCGGCCGCCGCCCCGGCCGCGACCTCCGGTGACGACGGCGCGTACGTCACGCCGCTGGTCCGCAAGCTCGCCGCCGAGAACGGCGTCGACCTGGGCTCGGTCAAGGGCACCGGCGTCGGTGGCCGTATCCGCAAGCAGG is a genomic window of Streptomyces sp. NBC_00708 containing:
- a CDS encoding leucyl aminopeptidase, with the translated sequence MTALTLSTAGAATLRADALVVGVAKGAGSKSGDLVLAPGAEAVDKAFGGKLAAVLATLGASGAEGELTKVPAPEGLKTPVVIAAGLGAAPEKDGSYDAEALRRAAGAAARSLTGSKKAGFALPIASVEDAEAIAEGALLGAYAFTAYQAGENKLAPKGAKAGGAKQALAEVAVLGAKPRDKAFKAAAERAIALAEEINRARDLVNTPPNDLYPESFAAVATAAGKEHGIKVQVFDEKALVKGGFGGILGVGQGAARGPRLVKLAYTHPKAEKTLALVGKGITYDSGGISLKPAGHNETMKCDMAGAAAVFATVVAAARIGLRVNVTGWLALAENMPSGTATRPGDVLRMYSGKTVEVLNTDAEGRLVLADALTRASEENPDAIVDVATLTGAMVLALGNRTFGIMSNDDAFRTSIHEIAEEVGEASWPMPLPADLRKGMDSPTADIANMGERMGGGLVAGLFLKEFVGEGIAWAHLDIAGPAFHEGAPYGYTPKGGTGSAVRTLVKLAERTAAGDLG
- the lpdA gene encoding dihydrolipoyl dehydrogenase, translating into MANDASTVFDLVILGGGSGGYAAALRGAQLGLDVALIEKGKVGGTCLHNGCIPTKALLHAGEIADQAREAGQFGVKATFEGIDMAAVHKYKDDVISGLYKGLQGLVASRKVHYIEGEGRLSSPTSVDVNGQRIQGRHVLLATGSVPKSLPGLEIDGNRIISSDHALKLDRVPKSAIVLGGGVIGVEFASAWTSFGTDVTIIEGLKHLVPVEDENSSKLLERAFRKRGIKFNLGTFFQSAEYTQDGVRVTLADGKTFEAEVLLVAIGRGPVSQGLGYEEAGVAMDRGYVLVDEYMRTNVPTISAVGDLVPTLQLAHVGFAEGILVAERLAGLQTVPVDYDGVPRVTYCHPEVASVGITEAKAKELYGADKVVALKYNLAGNGKSKILKTAGEIKLVQVKDGAVVGVHMVGDRMGEQVGEAQLIYNWEALPAEVAQLIHAHPTQSEALGEAHLALAGKPLHSHD
- the sucB gene encoding 2-oxoglutarate dehydrogenase, E2 component, dihydrolipoamide succinyltransferase — protein: MSVSVTLPALGESVTEGTVTRWLKAEGERVEADEPLLEVSTDKVDTEIPAPASGILSSIKVAEDETVEVGAELAVIDDGSGAPAAESAPAAEPAAAPAPAASEAPAAPSTETQAPAQAPSAEATTGASSASGTDVTLPALGESVTEGTVTRWLKEVGEEVAEDEPLLEVSTDKVDTEIPAPVAGVLLEIVVGEDETAEVGAKLAVIGAPGAAPAQAQAPAAPAPAPAAPAPAPAAAPAPAPAPAAAPAPAPAPAPAPAAPAPAPAPAAAPAPAPAAPAQAPAAAPAATSGDDGAYVTPLVRKLAAENGVDLGSVKGTGVGGRIRKQDVVAAAEAAKAAAAAPAPAAPAASSKAAPKLEASPLRGQTVKMTRMRKVIGDNMMKALHSQAQLTSVVEVDVTKLMKLRAKAKDGFAAREGVKLSPMPFYVKAAAQALKAHPVINARINEDEGTITYFDSENIGIAVDAEKGLMTPVIKGAGDLNIAGISKKTAELAGKARGGGLTPDDMSGATFTISNTGSRGALFDTVIVPPNQAAILGIGATVKRPAVIETEEGTVIGVRDMTYLSLSYDHRLVDGADAARYLTAVKAILEAGEFEVELGL